A stretch of Campylobacter gracilis DNA encodes these proteins:
- the mog gene encoding molybdopterin adenylyltransferase produces the protein MVKIGVLTISDRASGGVYEDLGGKEIIAVMDDWLTCEKQYFYEIVPDELELIKDKLIYLCDEAGCDLVLTTGGTGPAPRDVTPEATEAVSEKLMPGFGELMRAESQKIVPTAILSRQIAAIRKKSLIINLPGNPKAIKECLLPVFPAVPYCIDLMGGNYITADENKIKIFRPKRK, from the coding sequence ATGGTAAAAATAGGTGTTTTAACGATAAGTGATCGCGCTAGCGGTGGCGTTTACGAGGATTTAGGAGGCAAAGAGATAATTGCCGTGATGGATGATTGGCTAACTTGCGAGAAGCAGTATTTTTATGAAATCGTCCCCGATGAGCTAGAGCTGATCAAAGATAAGCTGATTTATCTTTGCGACGAAGCGGGTTGTGATTTGGTGCTAACTACGGGCGGTACGGGTCCTGCTCCACGCGATGTAACGCCTGAAGCGACCGAAGCGGTAAGTGAGAAATTAATGCCAGGCTTTGGCGAGCTGATGCGCGCAGAGAGCCAAAAGATCGTGCCTACGGCAATTTTATCTCGCCAGATAGCAGCGATCCGCAAAAAATCTCTGATTATAAACTTACCGGGCAATCCAAAAGCGATTAAAGAGTGCCTTCTGCCGGTATTTCCTGCTGTGCCGTATTGCATTGATCTAATGGGAGGGAATTACATAACAGCGGATGAAAATAAGATAAAAATATTTCGTCCTAAACGCAAATAA
- the mqnE gene encoding aminofutalosine synthase MqnE produces the protein MEILEKLQSGERLNYEDGVKLWDLDLFDLGKFAFAIRKEKNGKNVYFNANRHINPSNLCADTCKFCAFSAHRKNENAYTMSDDEIMRIVDETVARGTKEIHIVSSHNPFVTPQQYLGIFKAIKQKYPLLHIKAMTAAEIDYWRRKWKMSYEETIGLMMQSGVDSMPGGGAEIFDEDVRDKICKGKVSSEQWLRIHSLWHARGRQSNATMLFGHIESRAHRIDHILRIRALQDESLSRANGGGFNAFIPLVYQRENNYLDVKGFLGSVEILKTIAISRILLDNVAHIKAYWATSTLSLALVAQDFGADDLDGTIENESIQSSAGAGSKKGQSKRDFIDMIGTAGFVPVERDSLYNQIEIYE, from the coding sequence ATGGAAATTTTAGAAAAACTACAAAGCGGCGAGAGATTAAATTACGAAGACGGCGTGAAATTATGGGATCTGGATCTTTTTGATCTGGGCAAATTCGCCTTTGCTATTCGCAAAGAAAAAAACGGCAAAAACGTCTATTTCAACGCAAATCGTCATATCAATCCTTCGAATTTATGCGCAGATACCTGTAAATTTTGTGCATTTTCGGCGCACCGCAAGAACGAAAACGCCTATACGATGAGCGATGATGAGATCATGCGTATCGTGGACGAGACGGTAGCGCGCGGCACGAAGGAGATTCATATCGTAAGCTCGCACAATCCATTCGTTACGCCGCAGCAATATTTGGGAATTTTCAAAGCGATAAAGCAAAAATATCCGCTTTTGCACATCAAGGCTATGACCGCGGCGGAGATCGATTACTGGCGGCGAAAGTGGAAGATGAGCTACGAAGAGACGATAGGGCTGATGATGCAAAGCGGCGTGGATTCGATGCCCGGCGGCGGCGCCGAAATTTTTGACGAGGACGTGCGCGATAAAATTTGCAAAGGTAAGGTCTCAAGCGAGCAGTGGCTGCGTATCCACTCGCTGTGGCATGCTCGCGGGCGTCAGAGCAACGCCACGATGCTCTTTGGACATATCGAAAGCCGCGCTCACCGCATCGATCACATCTTGCGTATTCGCGCGCTGCAAGATGAGAGCCTCTCTCGCGCTAACGGCGGCGGTTTCAACGCTTTCATCCCGCTCGTGTATCAGCGCGAGAATAACTACTTGGATGTGAAGGGCTTTTTGGGCTCGGTCGAAATTTTAAAAACGATCGCGATTAGTAGAATTTTGCTCGACAACGTCGCGCATATCAAGGCGTATTGGGCGACCTCGACGCTAAGCTTAGCTCTTGTGGCGCAGGATTTCGGCGCGGACGATCTTGACGGCACGATCGAGAACGAAAGCATTCAAAGCAGCGCCGGCGCCGGCAGCAAAAAAGGGCAGAGCAAGCGCGATTTTATCGATATGATCGGCACCGCAGGCTTTGTACCCGTAGAGCGCGACAGCTTGTATAATCAGATCGAAATTTACGAATAA
- the tgt gene encoding tRNA guanosine(34) transglycosylase Tgt: MEFQIDGADGAARACTIRTAHSTIRTPVFMPVGTVGAVKALDATDVAGILDAQIILANTYHMYLRPGSRVVAEFGGLHGFTKFPRSFLTDSGGFQAFSLRANTKNDEGGIKFKSHIDGSMHYFTPRSVLDTQYELNSDIMMILDDLVELPREPGALSSDDRSRLKKRIDLSVARTIKWAREAIDYHEAMKSRGLHTHQNIFGIIQGGTDPQARKFCAEALCEMSFDGLAIGGLSVGEKNELMYETVEAMMPYVDPARPRYLMGVGTPEDLVENVARGVDMFDCVMPTRNARNGTLFTSFGKISIKNASFISDCDPIDPHCDCYTCKRFSRGYLNHLFRARELSFYRLASIHNLHYYLRLAADMREAIVHGRFAEFRREFYAARSGARD; this comes from the coding sequence ATGGAATTTCAAATAGACGGCGCGGACGGCGCGGCGCGCGCTTGCACGATCCGCACGGCGCACAGCACGATCCGCACTCCCGTTTTTATGCCGGTCGGCACCGTGGGCGCGGTCAAGGCGCTCGATGCGACGGACGTAGCCGGAATTTTAGACGCGCAGATCATCCTTGCCAACACCTATCACATGTATCTGCGCCCGGGCTCGCGGGTGGTGGCGGAATTCGGCGGGCTGCACGGATTTACAAAATTTCCTCGCAGCTTTTTGACCGACAGCGGCGGCTTTCAGGCTTTCAGTCTGCGCGCAAACACCAAAAACGACGAGGGCGGCATAAAATTTAAAAGTCACATCGACGGCAGCATGCATTATTTCACGCCGCGCTCCGTGCTGGATACGCAGTATGAGCTAAACTCCGATATTATGATGATTTTGGACGACTTAGTGGAGCTACCGCGCGAGCCTGGCGCGCTTAGCAGCGATGATAGATCGCGGCTTAAAAAGCGGATCGATCTAAGCGTCGCGCGCACAATAAAATGGGCTCGCGAGGCGATAGATTATCACGAGGCCATGAAATCTCGCGGCTTGCATACGCATCAAAATATCTTCGGTATCATCCAAGGCGGCACCGACCCGCAGGCGCGCAAATTTTGCGCCGAAGCGCTGTGTGAGATGAGCTTTGATGGGCTTGCGATCGGAGGGCTTAGCGTGGGCGAGAAAAACGAGCTGATGTACGAAACCGTCGAGGCTATGATGCCATACGTCGATCCCGCACGCCCGCGATATTTGATGGGGGTCGGCACGCCAGAGGATCTCGTCGAAAATGTCGCTCGCGGCGTGGATATGTTCGACTGTGTGATGCCCACGCGCAACGCCCGCAATGGCACGCTATTTACGAGCTTCGGCAAGATCAGCATCAAAAACGCGAGCTTTATCAGCGATTGCGATCCGATCGATCCGCACTGCGACTGCTACACGTGCAAGCGCTTCAGCCGCGGCTACCTAAATCATCTATTTCGCGCGCGCGAGCTTAGCTTTTACCGCCTTGCGAGCATTCACAATCTGCATTATTACCTGCGCCTTGCCGCGGATATGAGAGAGGCGATCGTGCACGGGCGGTTTGCCGAGTTTAGGCGGGAATTCTATGCCGCGCGAAGTGGGGCGCGAGATTAA
- a CDS encoding AAA family ATPase — protein sequence MRLNLMEILHKIKKSKLNIILIFLVLLIVLLSIVYFKDDSRYITEREFSELVRKDQIKRAHIEDGNLNFTYDGKRYKILTDIVNLKELSNHALITKEEDSGSGGISATLVIFTFAFFLFVYYFETVLARRRRMDGAARQSASAGGDLGDLSPSVSDVRFSDVAGISEVKDELIEIVDFLKNPAKYRNFGIKLPKGILMIGEPGVGKTLIAKAVAGEADVPFFYQSGASFAEVFVGVGARRVRELFAKAKSCAPAIIFIDEIDAVGGKRGIGRNDEREATLNQLLTEMDGFEENSGVMVIGATNKINMIDDALLRSGRFDRRVFIGLPNYKDRIEILKIYLEGKRCSANINKVSRLCVGFSGAGVATLVNEAAINALKRGSDTIELSDFENVRMRVFYGVQKSRILTEYEKEIQAFYQGAKALSAYWYSFDFEKIELLNDKFLNEDFEIESKTQILNQIKVLLSGMAALQIHKNDAFSNSASDVKQAIALAQKMVFELAMGDSFTPSAQSVNKILQDCYDEVSEIIRTMQDKLNQISKQIFVYEFITFEDVQKICESDGVEQEGVSAQEQDLQKSKEDSESSEEKPQDGTLNFD from the coding sequence ATGAGGTTAAATTTGATGGAAATTTTGCATAAAATCAAAAAAAGCAAGCTAAATATAATTCTGATTTTTTTAGTGCTGCTTATCGTTTTGCTCTCGATCGTTTATTTTAAAGACGATTCGCGATACATCACCGAGCGCGAATTTAGCGAGCTGGTACGAAAAGATCAGATCAAGCGCGCGCATATCGAGGACGGCAATTTAAATTTTACCTACGACGGCAAACGCTATAAAATTTTAACCGATATCGTTAATTTAAAAGAGCTGTCCAACCACGCTTTGATTACGAAGGAAGAGGATAGCGGAAGCGGCGGTATTAGCGCGACGCTCGTGATTTTTACATTCGCATTTTTTCTTTTCGTGTATTATTTTGAAACCGTTTTGGCTAGACGCCGCAGGATGGACGGCGCCGCGCGTCAGAGCGCTAGCGCAGGCGGCGATCTCGGCGATCTCTCGCCAAGCGTTAGCGACGTGAGATTTAGCGACGTCGCGGGCATCAGCGAGGTTAAGGACGAGCTAATCGAGATCGTGGATTTTTTAAAAAATCCCGCAAAATACCGAAATTTCGGTATCAAACTGCCGAAAGGAATTTTAATGATCGGCGAGCCGGGCGTCGGCAAGACCCTTATCGCAAAAGCCGTGGCGGGCGAGGCGGACGTGCCGTTTTTTTACCAAAGTGGCGCAAGCTTCGCCGAGGTCTTTGTGGGCGTCGGTGCTAGGCGGGTTCGCGAGCTGTTTGCGAAGGCCAAATCCTGCGCGCCCGCGATTATTTTTATCGACGAGATCGACGCAGTCGGCGGCAAGCGCGGTATCGGACGCAACGATGAGCGAGAAGCGACGCTAAATCAGCTGCTGACCGAGATGGACGGATTTGAGGAAAATAGCGGCGTGATGGTAATCGGCGCGACCAACAAAATAAATATGATCGACGACGCGCTGCTGCGCTCGGGGCGCTTTGATAGGCGCGTTTTCATCGGGCTTCCAAACTACAAAGACCGCATCGAAATTTTAAAAATTTATTTAGAGGGCAAAAGATGCAGCGCGAATATCAACAAAGTAAGCCGCCTCTGCGTGGGCTTTAGCGGCGCTGGAGTAGCGACGCTGGTAAATGAAGCCGCAATCAACGCTCTTAAGCGCGGCAGCGATACGATCGAGCTTAGCGATTTTGAAAACGTGCGAATGAGAGTCTTTTACGGCGTGCAAAAAAGCAGAATTCTCACCGAATACGAAAAGGAGATCCAGGCGTTCTATCAGGGTGCAAAGGCGCTTAGCGCATATTGGTATTCGTTTGATTTCGAAAAGATCGAGCTTTTAAACGATAAATTTTTAAACGAGGATTTCGAGATCGAATCCAAAACCCAAATTTTAAATCAAATCAAAGTGCTTTTAAGCGGCATGGCAGCGCTACAGATCCATAAAAACGACGCTTTTTCAAATTCCGCTAGCGACGTAAAGCAGGCTATCGCGCTGGCGCAAAAGATGGTTTTCGAGCTCGCGATGGGCGATAGTTTCACCCCTAGCGCGCAGAGCGTGAATAAAATTTTACAAGATTGCTACGACGAGGTAAGCGAGATAATCCGTACAATGCAGGATAAGCTAAATCAAATTTCAAAGCAAATTTTCGTTTATGAGTTCATAACTTTCGAGGATGTTCAAAAGATTTGCGAATCTGATGGTGTGGAGCAAGAAGGCGTCTCCGCGCAAGAGCAAGATTTGCAAAAGTCCAAAGAAGATAGCGAAAGCTCTGAAGAAAAGCCGCAAGACGGCACGCTAAATTTCGATTAA
- a CDS encoding DUF262 domain-containing protein, with product MAGFHPPIKIAEAIREIETDRYLIPAFQREYVWSGKQVERLFDSIMRGYPIGSMLFWKVRSESAGQWKFYSFLRYFREWFHTHNEYKPTKSINEFSAILDGQQRLTSLYLALCGEYHTHIPYRKWENTDDKFKICEFYFNLTANQEPKKDNVEYEFLWLEKAETGSKTIYTDKFGQKWFRCKDIYPREHGKSKALKIQQENPLSPLSNDEFEKLNLFENIIFSENIINFYQEDDPNPEKAVNIFIRINSGGTHLSYSDILFSYAIANWRQKDARKEINELVDFINNSKGFSISKDLVLKAFLYLYHENIKFDIGSFNNGFIENIEQQWDSIKMAFHSVFDLLENFGFNAQTMSSNNAILPVLYYVYHKNLASSIVHGTGQKQTREVIRKYLLRATLFKPFGGSADSVLTATRKVFKKDFDGKVFFDENIDEFPLEGIEKSYRYSNIIDDGFLQDLMLYRKNSPEAFAVLSILYPNLDTKNNFHKDHLHPESRYKEYKKAMKENKKECYDFSMYDALPNLQLLDANENMAKNDKSLEEWVEVECRNKDKSKFLKDHLIPDVDLSLDNFNEFFEARKELLISKLKELI from the coding sequence ATGGCTGGGTTCCATCCCCCAATAAAAATAGCGGAGGCGATACGAGAAATCGAGACGGATAGATATCTTATTCCGGCATTTCAGAGGGAATACGTTTGGTCCGGGAAGCAAGTAGAAAGATTATTTGATTCTATTATGCGAGGCTATCCTATTGGCTCTATGCTTTTTTGGAAGGTTAGAAGCGAAAGCGCAGGGCAATGGAAATTCTATAGCTTTCTTAGATATTTTAGAGAATGGTTTCATACTCATAACGAATACAAGCCTACCAAGAGTATCAACGAATTTTCCGCTATACTAGACGGACAGCAAAGATTAACTTCGCTATATTTAGCGCTTTGTGGCGAATACCATACGCATATACCGTATAGAAAATGGGAAAATACAGACGATAAATTTAAAATTTGCGAGTTTTATTTTAACCTAACTGCAAATCAAGAACCCAAAAAAGACAACGTAGAATATGAATTTTTATGGTTGGAAAAAGCTGAAACCGGCAGCAAAACCATTTATACGGATAAATTTGGGCAAAAATGGTTTAGATGCAAGGACATATATCCTCGCGAACATGGTAAATCAAAGGCTTTAAAAATACAGCAAGAAAATCCCTTATCTCCTTTATCTAATGACGAATTTGAGAAGTTAAATCTTTTTGAAAATATAATTTTTTCAGAAAATATTATCAATTTCTATCAAGAAGACGATCCAAATCCTGAAAAAGCGGTGAACATATTTATTCGTATTAACTCGGGCGGGACACACCTTAGCTATTCTGATATCTTATTTAGCTATGCTATCGCTAACTGGAGACAAAAAGATGCAAGAAAAGAGATCAATGAACTTGTTGATTTTATAAATAACTCTAAAGGCTTTAGTATCTCGAAAGATTTAGTACTAAAAGCGTTTTTATATTTATATCACGAAAATATAAAATTTGACATAGGTAGTTTTAATAACGGATTTATAGAAAATATCGAACAGCAATGGGATAGCATAAAAATGGCCTTCCATAGCGTTTTTGATTTGCTCGAAAATTTTGGGTTTAATGCGCAGACAATGAGTTCAAATAATGCAATCTTACCGGTACTTTATTATGTCTATCATAAAAATTTGGCCAGTTCCATAGTTCACGGTACTGGGCAAAAGCAAACTAGAGAAGTTATAAGAAAATACTTACTAAGAGCTACGCTATTTAAGCCGTTTGGAGGAAGCGCAGATAGCGTTTTAACCGCAACGAGAAAAGTATTTAAAAAGGATTTTGACGGTAAAGTATTTTTTGACGAAAACATTGATGAATTTCCGTTAGAGGGTATTGAAAAGTCTTATAGATATAGTAATATAATCGATGATGGCTTTTTACAAGATTTAATGTTGTATAGGAAAAATAGCCCAGAAGCTTTTGCTGTATTATCTATCTTATATCCAAATTTAGACACAAAAAATAACTTTCACAAGGATCACTTGCATCCAGAAAGCAGGTATAAAGAATATAAAAAAGCAATGAAGGAAAATAAAAAGGAATGCTATGACTTTTCTATGTACGACGCTCTCCCTAATTTACAACTACTAGATGCAAACGAGAATATGGCTAAAAATGATAAGAGTCTTGAAGAATGGGTTGAAGTCGAATGCAGAAATAAGGACAAGAGTAAATTCTTAAAAGACCATCTAATACCTGATGTTGATTTGTCTTTGGATAACTTTAATGAATTTTTTGAGGCGCGTAAAGAGCTTTTAATAAGTAAGTTAAAAGAGCTCATATAG
- a CDS encoding heavy metal translocating P-type ATPase, which yields MQNFKILHETKSRLRIKVAGFKGLDTSALQKAAARLEGVTEARFNAKIGSLILKLDAGIDRVGILKQLEVLNLSELKSIIPANHKNLPSKNEFILALLALGGNLIFRTSPLARAFSIVACMPILKEGIKESFRHGLTSKGLEAAAVGISLARGDIFAANSTNAMLALGEYMEESTVYKSDDLIRELARPDIAEAWVEIDQNGKKTEVKIATSKLKVGDIVVVGAGDVIAVDGHVVSGEAMINQANMTGESVAVKKSRGDSVLSGTIVEEGRIRIWAENVGENTSTQRIKHYITASLNERSSIGMHTTHLADKLVPVTFGLAGVSYLINRNFMSVASVLQADYSCALKLPTPVAFKSSISKAGKNGILIKGAKALESLASADTFVFDKTGTLTYGNLEVAEIISFDGRFSKNDILNLTASAEEHYFHPVAEAIVDAAKKHGFIHKHHDEVEFVVAHGVKTSIEGKKLIIGSRHFLEDDEMISFAAHEQTIDLAMQKGLALLYIAFDGRLLGLIGLRDEVRANARAVITRLRELGAKQIVMLSGDVSSKARTVAKKLGVDRYYGELLPTQKTEILKQLKAEGRKVVFVGDGINDAPSLMKADIGISMLNGAEIAKASAQIGLLKNDIEGVAQVKALANDTLRLVNRNFNATVGINSIILFLATFGALSPVATALLHNGTTIGLLLNSIKGVKFEH from the coding sequence ATGCAAAATTTTAAAATTTTACATGAGACTAAATCTAGGCTGCGCATAAAGGTCGCGGGCTTTAAAGGGCTTGATACGAGTGCACTACAAAAAGCAGCTGCGAGGCTTGAGGGCGTAACGGAAGCTAGATTTAACGCTAAAATCGGCTCTTTGATCCTTAAGCTCGACGCAGGCATAGATAGGGTAGGAATTCTAAAGCAGCTTGAAGTTTTAAATTTAAGTGAGCTAAAATCAATTATCCCCGCTAACCATAAAAATTTACCGAGCAAAAACGAATTTATCTTAGCGCTTCTTGCGTTGGGCGGAAATTTAATCTTTCGCACTTCGCCTTTAGCGCGCGCATTTAGCATCGTGGCGTGCATGCCTATCTTAAAAGAGGGCATTAAAGAAAGCTTTCGTCACGGGCTTACTTCAAAGGGCTTGGAGGCTGCTGCTGTGGGGATTTCGCTCGCTCGCGGCGATATCTTTGCCGCAAATAGTACCAACGCTATGCTCGCTCTTGGCGAATACATGGAGGAGAGCACCGTTTATAAAAGCGACGATCTGATCCGCGAGCTCGCCCGCCCGGATATCGCCGAGGCGTGGGTCGAGATAGATCAAAACGGCAAAAAGACCGAGGTCAAAATCGCAACTTCTAAGCTAAAGGTAGGCGACATCGTGGTCGTGGGCGCAGGCGATGTCATAGCCGTGGACGGACATGTCGTAAGCGGCGAAGCGATGATAAATCAAGCCAATATGACGGGCGAATCGGTCGCGGTGAAAAAATCTCGCGGCGATAGTGTGCTAAGCGGCACGATCGTAGAGGAAGGCAGGATCCGTATCTGGGCGGAAAATGTCGGAGAAAATACCTCCACGCAGCGCATAAAGCACTACATCACGGCATCTCTCAACGAGCGCTCCAGCATCGGCATGCATACGACTCACTTAGCCGACAAGCTCGTGCCGGTAACCTTCGGGCTTGCGGGCGTGTCCTATCTGATAAATCGAAATTTTATGAGCGTAGCTTCGGTGCTGCAGGCGGATTACTCTTGCGCGCTTAAGCTGCCTACGCCGGTTGCTTTTAAGTCGAGCATTTCAAAGGCGGGTAAGAACGGGATTTTGATCAAAGGCGCTAAGGCTCTTGAGTCGCTTGCGAGCGCCGACACCTTCGTATTTGATAAGACGGGCACGCTTACGTACGGCAACCTGGAGGTCGCCGAGATCATATCATTTGACGGGCGCTTTAGTAAAAACGATATTTTAAATTTAACCGCGAGCGCCGAGGAGCATTACTTTCACCCCGTAGCCGAGGCGATCGTGGATGCGGCTAAAAAGCACGGCTTTATCCACAAACACCACGACGAGGTGGAATTCGTCGTCGCTCACGGCGTTAAAACAAGCATCGAGGGCAAAAAGCTTATCATCGGCTCGCGCCACTTCCTGGAGGATGACGAGATGATCTCGTTTGCGGCGCATGAGCAGACCATCGATCTTGCGATGCAAAAGGGGCTCGCGCTGCTTTACATCGCATTTGACGGCAGACTTTTGGGGCTCATCGGACTTAGAGACGAGGTGCGCGCAAACGCCCGCGCCGTCATTACTAGGCTCCGCGAGTTGGGCGCCAAACAGATCGTCATGCTAAGCGGCGACGTGAGCTCAAAAGCCCGCACCGTAGCCAAAAAACTCGGCGTAGATCGCTATTACGGCGAGCTGCTGCCGACGCAAAAGACCGAAATTTTAAAGCAGTTAAAAGCCGAGGGGCGGAAAGTAGTCTTCGTAGGCGACGGTATAAACGATGCGCCGAGCCTGATGAAGGCGGACATTGGCATCAGCATGCTAAACGGCGCCGAGATCGCCAAGGCTTCCGCACAGATCGGGCTTTTGAAAAACGATATCGAGGGCGTCGCACAGGTAAAGGCGCTAGCCAACGACACGCTGCGGCTCGTAAATCGAAATTTCAACGCCACCGTGGGGATCAATTCGATCATTTTATTTTTGGCGACCTTCGGCGCGCTAAGTCCCGTAGCTACGGCGCTGCTGCATAACGGCACGACGATAGGACTGCTACTGAATTCTATCAAAGGGGTAAAATTTGAGCATTGA
- a CDS encoding HMA2 domain-containing protein gives MKINHNDILEFHKYFSKISHSKGRIRIRVSPKIRELRDSVSEESLKAKIAAIRGIKEYKFNSLIGSLTIHYDENIFPMHLWEQFLSGISSPELVALVNSNIEAIS, from the coding sequence ATGAAAATAAATCACAACGATATTTTGGAATTTCATAAATATTTTAGCAAAATCAGCCACAGCAAAGGTCGCATCCGTATCCGTGTAAGTCCTAAAATTAGGGAGTTACGAGATAGCGTGAGCGAGGAGAGCCTGAAGGCTAAAATAGCTGCAATTCGCGGGATAAAAGAGTATAAATTTAACTCTCTAATCGGCTCGCTGACGATTCATTACGACGAAAATATTTTCCCAATGCACCTTTGGGAGCAGTTTTTAAGCGGCATCAGTTCGCCGGAGCTAGTAGCGCTTGTAAATTCCAATATAGAGGCGATTTCTTGA
- the glmS gene encoding glutamine--fructose-6-phosphate transaminase (isomerizing), producing MCGIVGYIGNAEKKKIIINGLKELEYRGYDSAGLAVMDESANIKYFKAVGKLNNLEEKMKDFTSQGFGVAIGHTRWATHGKPTELNAHPHFGDFSFVVHNGIIENYIELKDELEADGVKFLSQTDTEVIVHLFEKNFKASNDAFKAYEATIKRLKGAYATLLITKAAPGEIFFAKNAAPLIVAKNDKNEIFFSSSDAPLIGLANTAAYLDDQIYGVAKLGQIDVFKNSKPHNCAFSELPKDKGYAQKEGFRFFMEKEIYEQAQVVTEAMMGRVIKGGKIKFDELDAAMFEGIDEVVLCACGTSYHAALVSSYLFERIAKIRTKVEVASEFRYKEPFLNKNSLFIVISQSGETADTLEALHIAKKAGLRTLAICNVDNSSIVRMAGSVILTRAGIEKGVASTKAFATQVMVLWMFVVYLANLREVISARTNSAEISAMLHIPQILKIKDGLQDKIYRMSKHYLHGHGFFFIGRDIFYPLALEGALKLKEISYLHAEGYPSGEMKHGPIALADSNLFTVALMPKHLLYEKTKSNVEELAARDAYILAISPEEPEIADDFIKTSEQSHAMSEFFEMMIILQILALEISVRLGNDVDMPRNLAKSVTVE from the coding sequence ATGTGTGGAATCGTAGGCTACATAGGAAATGCCGAAAAGAAAAAAATCATAATAAACGGGCTAAAAGAACTCGAGTATCGCGGATACGACAGCGCTGGGCTTGCCGTTATGGACGAGAGCGCCAATATCAAATATTTCAAAGCGGTCGGTAAGCTAAATAATCTCGAAGAAAAGATGAAAGATTTCACTTCGCAAGGCTTTGGCGTTGCGATCGGGCATACTCGCTGGGCGACGCACGGAAAGCCTACTGAGCTTAACGCGCATCCGCATTTTGGAGATTTTAGCTTCGTCGTACATAACGGCATCATCGAAAACTACATCGAGCTAAAAGATGAGCTCGAAGCGGATGGCGTGAAATTTTTAAGCCAGACCGATACCGAAGTAATCGTGCATCTTTTTGAAAAAAATTTCAAGGCTAGCAACGACGCATTTAAGGCGTACGAAGCTACAATTAAACGACTAAAAGGCGCATACGCAACGCTTTTAATCACCAAGGCAGCACCCGGAGAAATTTTCTTTGCTAAAAACGCAGCTCCGCTCATTGTCGCGAAAAACGATAAAAACGAAATTTTCTTTAGCTCCTCGGACGCTCCGCTCATCGGGCTTGCAAATACGGCCGCGTATCTGGACGATCAAATTTACGGCGTTGCCAAGCTCGGGCAGATCGACGTTTTTAAAAACTCTAAACCGCATAATTGCGCTTTTAGCGAGCTTCCGAAAGATAAAGGCTATGCGCAAAAAGAGGGCTTTAGATTTTTTATGGAAAAAGAAATTTACGAGCAAGCGCAAGTCGTAACTGAAGCAATGATGGGACGCGTGATCAAGGGTGGCAAGATAAAATTTGACGAACTTGATGCGGCGATGTTCGAGGGCATCGACGAGGTCGTGCTATGTGCCTGCGGTACGAGCTATCACGCCGCGCTCGTAAGTTCGTATCTTTTCGAGCGCATCGCTAAAATCCGCACAAAAGTAGAAGTTGCCAGCGAATTCCGCTATAAAGAACCATTTTTAAACAAGAATTCATTATTTATCGTGATCTCGCAAAGTGGCGAGACCGCCGATACATTAGAGGCGCTGCATATCGCTAAAAAAGCCGGTCTTAGGACGCTTGCGATCTGCAACGTCGATAACAGCTCGATCGTGCGCATGGCGGGCAGCGTGATTCTAACTCGCGCAGGTATCGAAAAGGGCGTAGCATCTACGAAGGCTTTTGCAACGCAGGTAATGGTGCTATGGATGTTCGTCGTGTATCTTGCAAATCTGCGCGAAGTCATCTCGGCGCGCACGAATTCCGCTGAAATTTCGGCGATGCTTCATATCCCGCAAATTCTAAAGATCAAGGACGGCTTGCAGGATAAAATTTACCGCATGAGTAAGCACTATCTGCATGGACACGGTTTTTTCTTTATTGGTCGCGATATTTTCTATCCGCTCGCTCTTGAGGGCGCACTCAAGCTCAAAGAGATCTCATATCTGCACGCGGAGGGCTATCCGAGCGGCGAGATGAAGCACGGACCGATCGCGCTTGCCGATTCTAATCTCTTTACAGTTGCGCTGATGCCAAAGCATTTGCTCTACGAAAAAACAAAAAGCAATGTCGAAGAGCTTGCCGCGCGCGATGCGTATATTTTAGCTATCAGCCCGGAAGAACCGGAAATCGCGGATGATTTTATCAAAACAAGCGAGCAGAGCCACGCGATGAGCGAGTTTTTTGAGATGATGATAATTTTACAAATTCTAGCTCTTGAAATTTCCGTGCGGCTCGGTAATGACGTGGATATGCCGCGAAATTTAGCCAAAAGCGTCACCGTAGAATAA